CTTATCACAAATCTGAGCCGCCGCGCCAAGCCGTTTCGCGCCCGCGCGGCGCTGTGCTACAGGGCGCCGAACCGGCCGGATCGCCAACCCCGGAGTAGCCTTGCCCGACGTCGTCACCCGCTTCGCCCCCTCGCCCACCGGCTACCTGCACATCGGCGGGGCGCGGACCGCGCTGTTCAACTGGCTCTACGCGCGCCACACGGGCGGCCGGATGCTGCTGCGCATCGAGGACACCGACCGCGAACGCTCGACCGAGCCGGCGATCGCGGCGATCCTCGACGGCCTGCGCTGGCTTGAGCTCAACTGGGACGGCGAGGTCGTCTACCAGTTCGCCCGCGCCGCGCGCCATCGCGAGGTGGCCGAGCAACTGGTCGCCAGCGGGCGCGCCTATCGCGCCTATGAGACGCCGGAGGAGCTGAACGACATGCGCGCCAAGGCGAAGGCGGTCGGGGGCTCGCTGCGCTACGAGGGCAAGTGGCGCGATGCCGACCCGAAGGATGCGCCGGCCGGGCTGCCGTCCGTCGTCCGCATCCGGGCACCGCGCGATGGCGAGACCGTGATCGACGATCAGGTGCAGGGCCGCGTCGCCTTCCCCAACACCGACCTCGACGATTTCATCATCCTGCGCTCGGACGGCACGCCGACGTACATGCATGCGGTGGTCGTCGACGATCACGACATGGGCGTCACCCACATCATTCGCGGCGACGATCACCTGACCAATGCCGGCCGGCAGAAGATTCTCTATGACGCGCTCGGCTGGCCGGTGCCGGTGATGTCGCACATCCCACTCATCCATGGGCCGGACGGCGCCAAGCTTTCCAAGCGGCATGGGGCGCTCGGCATCGACGCCTATCGCGCCATGGGCTACCTGCCCGAGGCGATGCGCAACTATCTCGTCCGCCTCGGCTGGGCGCACGGCGACGACGAGATCATGTCCGAGAAGGACATGATCTCCTGGTTCGACCTGCCGGCAATCAACCGCGCACCGTCGCGCTTCGATTTTGCGAAGCTCGGCTCGATCAACGCGCACTACATGCGCGCGATGAGCGACGACGACCTGACGACGTACCTGATCGCGACGTTACCGCATCTGCCGGAAGGCGATGCCTTCGCCGCGAAACTGACAGAGCCGCGGAAGGCGCAGCTCCGCACCGCGATGCCGCTGCTGAAGGAGCGCGCCAAGACGCTGCTCGATCTGATTGCCGCGGCAAACTTCATCG
The sequence above is drawn from the Bauldia sp. genome and encodes:
- the gltX gene encoding glutamate--tRNA ligase, whose protein sequence is MPDVVTRFAPSPTGYLHIGGARTALFNWLYARHTGGRMLLRIEDTDRERSTEPAIAAILDGLRWLELNWDGEVVYQFARAARHREVAEQLVASGRAYRAYETPEELNDMRAKAKAVGGSLRYEGKWRDADPKDAPAGLPSVVRIRAPRDGETVIDDQVQGRVAFPNTDLDDFIILRSDGTPTYMHAVVVDDHDMGVTHIIRGDDHLTNAGRQKILYDALGWPVPVMSHIPLIHGPDGAKLSKRHGALGIDAYRAMGYLPEAMRNYLVRLGWAHGDDEIMSEKDMISWFDLPAINRAPSRFDFAKLGSINAHYMRAMSDDDLTTYLIATLPHLPEGDAFAAKLTEPRKAQLRTAMPLLKERAKTLLDLIAAANFIVAERPLPIDAAAAALLTPDARPLLKRVVPVLSGAGEWSAAATEAAVKDFAARENLKLGAVAQPLRAALTGRSASPGIFDVLAILGREESLARIADQAV